In Saccharomyces paradoxus chromosome VIII, complete sequence, the genomic window cttcagtctGGCGCTCTCCCAACTGAGCTAAATCCGCCAACTattgtttgattttgttgtatctcaaaatgagatacctcagcattactagatttaccaacctagacataaaacatgtatgaaacacgtacgaaacaatagttCCGAAACagacaagattgagtatactaggcaacctacttgcctaagatgaaccaaaccaaccaaacgtataaatacctgaacgattagtttagatccgagattccgcgcttccaccctttagttaaattcagatcttatatagattatataggataagtaacattctgtgaatcaaGTTGataataagtctgacaacaagttactctcctaAAGCACCttaggattgtcaagaTATCCGGTATTACTCGAGCCCGTAATACAACAGGTTTCTTCAGTCGGAAATTATTGTAAGTAAGTGCATTGTCTTGCTCGACCTTATTGAAACCATGCGATTTATCATTATTGACACACGAAACTATAGCGACAAGATGAGTGTTTTCACCGTGTACTAATGCACCTCTCAGATATCTCGACATGTCATTGTACCTATTATAAAATGAGAGAATGTAAAAGAGCGGTTCGGATAGtaatgcaaaaaaattaaagatCTATATATAAGGGTAGGTAGGAGTCATTACACTAAGGGTATGGTAAATTATCGGGATTACTGTTGTATTGTGCATATTTGATGTGCTCAATCGGGGTGTGTTTTATATAGTATAAGAAAATCCGCTTGTATTCTTGATTAATGTTACAGCCTATAGTTTTTCTGTAACTCGGCTCTAAAGGAACGTTCTATGACTTCAAGCTTTCTTTGGTTGGCCTCACATACGGTGCATTattttaccatttttatGTGAGCAGCTTGCACTTGACCATTATATGACAGTTTTCTTTAACCTTTAAGCTCACTTTGATTGTGCCGTTCTTAAATGGTGTTACAGGTGTTGGCATTTAGTTAGGCATGGCTTGATTTAGCCAAGATGAATAAGTGACCTTTAGGAAAGTTAACAAATTCTGCAAGTGTGCTATCGATAGGGCAAGGTTAAGAAGTATCTGAGTACATGATCAGTAGAGATCTCTCGCTTGCTCTGTTCGTTTTCGTCTTTTTTCAGGCCGAGTTGTTGTACATCACATTGTATATTTACCCGAAATCCAATGGATGACTCCCTTATATTGCTATTTCACTTTCAAGAGTGGGAGATAAGCGAAATTCGAATCATGACTCCCTTTAACTATTCTCCCTTCTTATTTTAATTTGCAATCATATAACACTTTCAATGCCATCTCTTCTAGATTTGATATCACCGGAAACTTTTCGTTTATAATCGTTTAGGTGAAAAGTTTTTATATCGGTTATTTACAGATATAcattttctcaaaaaaaaaaaaatataacatGCTTTCAGTTTTTAATAAAGCCATTGAGTACAAGCCTCTCCATTAATGTACCGCTGCGGTCAATAACCTTACCAATAGTCGTCGCCTACAAAGAAAGTAGAAAGCAAATGACAGAATTTTATTCTGAAACAATCGGTCTACCAAAGACAGATCCACGTCTTTGGAGATTGAGAACTGATGACCTAGGCCGAGAAAGTTGGGAATACTTAACCCCTCAGGAAGCTGCAAACGACCCGCCATCCACTTTTACACAATGGCTTCTTCAAGATCCCAAATTTCCTCAACCTCATCCAGAATTAAATAAGCATTCACCAAGCTTTTCAGCTTTCGATGCGTGCCATAATGGTgcatcttttttcaaactccTTCAAGAGCCTGACTCAGGTATTTTTCCATGCCAATATAAAGGGCCCATGTTCATGACTATCGGTTACGTAGCTGTAAACTACATCGCCGGTATCAAAATCCCTGAGCATGAGAGGATAGAAATAATTAGATATATCGTCAATACAGCACATCCGGTTGATGGCGGGTGGGGATTGCACTCTGTTGATAAGTCCACCGTTTTTGGTACAGTATTGAATTATGTTATCTTGCGTTTATTGGGCCTATCCAAGGACCACCCGGTTTGCGTTAAGGCAAGAAGCACATTGTTAAGATTAGGTGGTGCTATTGGATCTCCACACTGGGGGAAAATTTGGTTAAGTGCATTAAACTTGTATAAATGGGATGGTGTAAACCCTGCCCCTCCTGAAACTTGGTTGCTTCCATATTCAATACCTATGCATCCAGGAAGATGGTGGGTTCATACTAGAGGCGTTTATATTCCGGTCAGTTACCTGTCATTAGTCAAGTTCACCTGTCCAATGACCCCTCTTCTTGAAGAACTAAGGAAGGAAATTTACACCAAACCATTTGACAAGATTAACTTCTCCAAACACAGAAATACTGTCTGTGGAGTAGATCTATATTACCCACATTCTACTACTTTGAATATTGCAAACAACCTTGTTGTATTTTACGAAAAATACCTGAGAAACCGGTTCATTTATTCTCTatccaagaaaaaggttTATGATCTGATCAAAACGGAGATACAAAATACTGATTCCTTGTGTATAGCACCTGTTAACCAGGCATTTTGTGCCCTTGTTACtcttattgaagaaggcgTAGACTCTGAAGCGTTCCAGCGCCTCCAGTATAGGTTCAAGGATGCATTGTTCCATGGCCCACAGGGTATGACCATTATGGGAACAAATGGTGTACAAACCTGGGATTGTGCATTTGCCATTCAATACTTTTTCATCGCAGGTCTAGCAGAAAGACCAGAGTTTTATAATACAATTGTCTCTGCCTATAAATTCTTGTGTCGTGCTCAATTTGACACCGAATGCGTTCCAGGTAGTTATAGggataaaagaaaaggggCTTGGGGCTTCTCGACAAAGACGCAGGGCTATACAGTCGCTGATTGTACTGCAGAAGCGATCAAAGCCATCATTATGGTGAAAAACTCCCCAGTCTTTAGCGAAGTGCACCATATGATTAGTAGTGAACGTTTATTTGAAGGCATTGATGTGTTATTGAACCTACAAAACGTTGGATCTTTTGAATATGGTTCCTTTGCCACctatgaaaaaatcaaagccCCGCTAGCGATGGAGACATTGAATCCTGCTGAAGTTTTTGGTAACATAATGGTAGAATACCCATATGTGGAATGTACTGATTCATCCGTTCTTGGATTGACATATTTTCACAAGTATTTTGACTATAGAAAAGAGGAGATACGTACGCGCATCAGAATTGCTATCGAGTTCATCAAGAAATCTCAACTACCAGATGGGAGTTGGTATGGAAGCTGGGGCATTTGCTTCACATATGCCGGTATGTTTGCATTGGAGGCATTACACACCGTGGGGGAGACCTATGAAAATTCTTCGACGGTAAGAAAAGGTTGCGACTTCTTGGTGGGTAAACAGATGAAGGACGGTGGTTGGGGAGAATCAATGAAGTCCAGCGAATTGCACAGTTATGTGGATAGTGAAAAATCGCTAGTAGTTCAAACCGCATGGGCGCTCATTGCACTTCTTTTTGCTGAATACCCGAATAGAGAAGTCATTGACCGCGGTATTgagcttttgaaaaataggCAAGAAGAGTCCGGGGAATGGAAATTTGAAAGTGTAGAAGGCGTCTTCAACCACTCTTGTGCAATTGAATACCCAAGTTATCGATTTTTATTTCCCATTAAGGCATTAGGTATGTACAGCAAGGCATATGAAACACACACGCTTTAAATCTTATTTATAAATGTTGTTAGAGGCTGCAACAATTAGAAACTAGTATATCTATTTATATTTGTAGTAGTAAAATAATAGGTGAAATTAACGTGAGTTTGTAAACTTTTGGCTACCCTTTGATATTTGGTGATAATATCATAAATGTCGCATACTAAATAGAATATTTATCCTTTGGCACGGttttgctattttttcgtctttttttcaactaagcggaaggaaaaaaaaatttcaagttATGCTCATCACTCTTTTATTACATTATAGTAGCCACAAAGCAGCTTTTATTAGTGATTTGATGGAAAGGAGAGAATACTTCTAATAGATTAACACGCACCACAAAccttttgaacaaaatgCATTTGATGTACACTTTAGGCCCAGACGGCAAAAGAATCTATACATTGAACAAGGTCACCGAAACTGGTGAAATTACAAAATCTGCTCACCCAGCTAGATTTTCTCCAGACGACAAATATTCAAGACAAAGAGtaactttgaagaagaggtTTGGTTTGGTGCCAGGCCAATAAATTTGGGAAGTTTAAGGAAATATTGTATAGTACGTTATTATGGCTAGTATGAAAATGGAGAGAATTTCctgtttcattttcaatcttCTAGACCTACATAAATTTGATAAGTTTTTAGGTGATAAATACTAATTTTAATTGATCGATTATATGTTTTAATCTCAACGGGGCAGCGGCCGTTTTCCTTATTCTGAGCCAGTTTTTTAATACACGCTAGAGTTTTTAGCTGGtaataaggaaaaattgattcATATTTGTTACATGTTGTGCTTCACGTTATTACAAGGCGCAAGAAAAGGCCTCCTTGACAGTAGCTCTAAAAATGATACTGGATGTCGATATTAAGCCCCATCCCAAGATCTCAAGGCTCCCTCCTGGCGCTCCAAAGGGTTAACTTACAGACAGGTTAGTGCTATATTGATAACTATATTAGAAGATCTTGTTTCCATCAACGTAAAATTGTACGGCACATCTATTTTGGTTGTATCAAACGTTTCCAATTGTTGATTCAACCAAAAAGCCCCATAGCTTTTAATACGGATATTGCTTAGGGTAGGCgaaaaaaataaccaaatcttagaaaaaaagcagcTTGACGTCAAACAACAAGCAATAACATGGTTTTTTGGTGAACCTATTGCGAGGAAGTGTATAACTCGTGAAAGTTTTCAACGTTTTATTTGCTGGAGAATAGTAAATCGAGCTTGAGTAGCAGCCTGCGATTCAAATTATGGAAACAATTGATATACAAAATCGATCATTTGTTGTTCGTTGGGTAAAATGTGGCCGTGGCGATGTAATCAATTATCAGATCAAgccattgaagaaatctaTTGAAGTTGGCATATATAAGAAGTTGAAATCCAGTGTAGATGACCATGCTTCTGCGGTTCACATTGCGCCTGACACGAAAACATTACTGGACTATACAACCAAATCTTTATTACATAAGGGAAGTTCGGGTCATATTGAAGAGCATCACAGGCGTCCTTCGCAGCACTCTCATAATTCAAGTAATGGACCGGATAATAAGAGGAAGGAGAGATCGTATTCCTCACTGTCCATTAGTGGTATACAGCAGCAATCCCAGGAAATACCCCTACGTGAAAAACTCTCTGCGTCAGGATTCACCTTGGTCAAGAGGGTCGGCAACGTTTCAGGTAACACTATGGTTCAGGGCGATCTGGAAGTAAAAGATACAGATTACTATTATGCATTTATACTGGACAACTCGTCCTCCAAAAATgcgaaaaagaagattcttttcaatgcgAGTGTCATAAATGGCGATAATCAATCGATGATAAGCACGAGATCCACTCCTCCAGCAAGGCCTGTGGCTTTAAGCAGAACATCGACCCAACAGGATATGCTGTTTAGAGTGGGACAAGGTCGTTACTTGCAAGGCTAcctgttgaaaaaaaggagaaagaGACTACAAGGTTTCAAAAAGAGGTTTTTTACCTTGGACTTTCGATACGGAACTTTATCGTACTACTTGAACGACCATAACCAGACTTGTAGGGGCGAAATTGTCATAAGTTTGTCATCTGTGAGCGCCAACAAAAAGGACAAAATAATCATAATCGATTCTGGTATGGAAGTTTGGGTTTTAAAAGCCACGACTAAAGAGAATTGGCAGTCGTGGGTTGATGCATTACAATCCTGTTTTGATGATCAGTTCGAAGATAAGGATACCTCCACTTTGGAGGAAAATCCTGGTATTCTTGACGATGACAAGGaagtaaataataaaggCTCTCTTCAAGACCGTGACCAGCTTGCACCCATCGTTACTACTAAAAGCACGCCATCACACAAACAGTCTACCCAGAAAGATGCGGATGACATATATGTGCCACTACCCAGCGAATCCTACGCTACTTTTTCCATGAACCTACGTTTGATTCAACAACGACTAGAGCAATGTAAAAAGGACTCGTTATCTTATAAGCCAACCGTACTACATCAAAGATCTGAAGGGTTAAATGGAACACATTCGTCATCTTCTGTCTTGACTAATAATAGAGTGTCTTCATTCAATCATTCCTCTTCCGGTATGACATCGTCTGATTCTTTAGTCTCTGAGGAGGTTCCTTCCAGCACGACGCATACGAAGCATGCTTTATATAATCAACTGGCAGATCTCGAAGTGTTTGTCAGCCGATTCGTTACACAAGGGGAGGTTTTATTTAAAGACCACCAGATCTTGTGtaagaaagcaaaaga contains:
- the NOP10 gene encoding snoRNP complex protein NOP10 (Lanosterol synthase~similar to YHR072W), producing the protein MHLMYTLGPDGKRIYTLNKVTETGEITKSAHPARFSPDDKYSRQRVTLKKRFGLVPGQ
- the OSH3 gene encoding oxysterol-binding protein related protein OSH3 (Member of an oxysterol-binding protein family~similar to YHR073W), which translates into the protein METIDIQNRSFVVRWVKCGRGDVINYQIKPLKKSIEVGIYKKLKSSVDDHASAVHIAPDTKTLLDYTTKSLLHKGSSGHIEEHHRRPSQHSHNSSNGPDNKRKERSYSSLSISGIQQQSQEIPLREKLSASGFTLVKRVGNVSGNTMVQGDLEVKDTDYYYAFILDNSSSKNAKKKILFNASVINGDNQSMISTRSTPPARPVALSRTSTQQDMLFRVGQGRYLQGYLLKKRRKRLQGFKKRFFTLDFRYGTLSYYLNDHNQTCRGEIVISLSSVSANKKDKIIIIDSGMEVWVLKATTKENWQSWVDALQSCFDDQFEDKDTSTLEENPGILDDDKEVNNKGSLQDRDQLAPIVTTKSTPSHKQSTQKDADDIYVPLPSESYATFSMNLRLIQQRLEQCKKDSLSYKPTVLHQRSEGLNGTHSSSSVLTNNRVSSFNHSSSGMTSSDSLVSEEVPSSTTHTKHALYNQLADLEVFVSRFVTQGEVLFKDHQILCKKAKDTRVSLTSYLSENDEFFDAEEEISRGVILLPDTEDDINNIVEEIPLLGKSDQNEFTTEVELSAHEQMASSSVESYTTNDESHSRKHYKNRHKNRRRGHLHHQKTKSTQSSTETFTSKDLFALSYPKTILRRNDIPEAAASPPSLLSFLRKNVGKDLSSIAMPVTSNEPISILQLISETFEYAPLLTKATQRPDPITFVSAFAISFLSIYRDKTRTLRKPFNPLLAETFELIREDMGFRLISEKVSHRPPVFAFFAEHLDWECSYTVTPSQKFWGKSIELNNEGILRLKFKTTGELFEWTQPTTILKNLIAGERYMEPVNEFEVHSSKGDKSHILFDKAGMFSGRSEGFKVSIIPPASSDRKKETLAGKWTQSLANETTHESLWEVGDLVSNPRKKYGFTKFTANLNEITEIEEGNLPPTDSRLRPDIRAYEQGNVDKAEEWKLKLEQLQRERRNNGQDVEPKYFEKVSKNEWKYITGPKSYWERRKKHDWSDIPHLW
- the ERG7 gene encoding lanosterol synthase ERG7 (Lanosterol synthase~similar to YHR072W); this translates as MTEFYSETIGLPKTDPRLWRLRTDDLGRESWEYLTPQEAANDPPSTFTQWLLQDPKFPQPHPELNKHSPSFSAFDACHNGASFFKLLQEPDSGIFPCQYKGPMFMTIGYVAVNYIAGIKIPEHERIEIIRYIVNTAHPVDGGWGLHSVDKSTVFGTVLNYVILRLLGLSKDHPVCVKARSTLLRLGGAIGSPHWGKIWLSALNLYKWDGVNPAPPETWLLPYSIPMHPGRWWVHTRGVYIPVSYLSLVKFTCPMTPLLEELRKEIYTKPFDKINFSKHRNTVCGVDLYYPHSTTLNIANNLVVFYEKYLRNRFIYSLSKKKVYDLIKTEIQNTDSLCIAPVNQAFCALVTLIEEGVDSEAFQRLQYRFKDALFHGPQGMTIMGTNGVQTWDCAFAIQYFFIAGLAERPEFYNTIVSAYKFLCRAQFDTECVPGSYRDKRKGAWGFSTKTQGYTVADCTAEAIKAIIMVKNSPVFSEVHHMISSERLFEGIDVLLNLQNVGSFEYGSFATYEKIKAPLAMETLNPAEVFGNIMVEYPYVECTDSSVLGLTYFHKYFDYRKEEIRTRIRIAIEFIKKSQLPDGSWYGSWGICFTYAGMFALEALHTVGETYENSSTVRKGCDFLVGKQMKDGGWGESMKSSELHSYVDSEKSLVVQTAWALIALLFAEYPNREVIDRGIELLKNRQEESGEWKFESVEGVFNHSCAIEYPSYRFLFPIKALGMYSKAYETHTL